GTTGGAGCGATTGATTATTGAAAATAACAATTTCACGACCCTGAACATTACATCGAACCCAAAGATTTTTAATTTGGAGATTGGTGGAAATCAATTTAGTGCTATGGAATTAGATCAAATACTTTCGCAAATCTATGACCATGCGATTTTAAATTCTACCATGAACGGCTATGTAGATTATCAAAATACTCCGGGGTTTGGAGATATTGATCCGACAACGATAGTAAAACTTAATGAATTGGTAACAAGCTTTAATTGGACTCTAAACAACAATTAGTTGCTTCATTTAGCACGCTTTTTTCATTCATATCTGTAATAACTTATCGCTATTTTATATAACGGCATATTATGTTTCATTTTTGAATCATAATTTATATTATGTCAAATAGGATTTTAGAATAGGTATATGATTGCCTGCCCCCCATCTTGTCCATTCAATAAATTATTTGACCAGCTTAAAGCACCCAACAATAATCTCCACTATAAAAGTCCACAAATAATTAATTTTTGTAACTTAATATCATTAAACGCATCGGCCCCCAGTTCCGCGTACCGCATGAATTTTGTTTTTAAAAAAGCAAATTATGTACAGTATCATTTACAGATCGATAGCCGAACCTTCCTTCGACGAAAATAGTATTGAAAAAATGCTGTTAAAAGCGCAGAAGAAAAATCTGAAAGCCAACATTACAGGGTGCCTACTGTATCACAATAGAAAATTTGTACAACTTATAGAGGGTAAAGAAATTTCAGTACTGATGTTATACGCAAACATCCTGGAAGACAAGCGCCATAAGGACATCGTCATGTTAAATAGTTCGATAAGCAAACACCGGTTATTCAATAACTGGAGCATGATTTTTAACAACCTCAATTTGAAATCAAATCAAGCGGAACACAAGCGCATGCTCTTTGACGCTATTTTTCACAAATCGTCATCCGTAGACACCCCTACGGAATCAAAGATTACGTTATGGACCAATGTCTATGAAGTTCTCTACGCAGAAGGTGCCCTAACCAATTAAAAAAACACCCATCTTTACTGAAGTATAAAATTCGATAATATTATTTATGTAACTATTTATCAGTTAATTATAATAATTTTTTTATTGTTCGCTTGGCTCCAGCTTTTCTACTTTTCCCTCAAAGGGGTTTCAAACAGCTTCTGAACTTAATGTGATTTTCTTTCGCATATGGTTTTGGAACTCGGCTTCTTTTTCTGATTTCAGGCCATTTACAAAATACATCTTCATTAAGCCTTTATTTTTTACATGTATTTCTCCACGGTACGTGCAATTAAAATCAGATTTCACAAGATGAAACGTGTCTTCGGATATATTGATTTTATCGACCTCTGATGCCGTTTCCATTCTAGCCGCTATATTAACGGTATCTCCCCAGATGTCATACGCAAACTTCTTTTTACCCACCACTCCGGCAACAACAGTTCCCGAGCTGATACCAACCCTCAACTCAAAACGTGTGGTATTATCCGGATTATTTTTTTTTGCGGACGCTACAAAGTCTAAAAAGTCTTTAGCGGCAAGTATCAATTTTTGGGCGTGCTTTTCCGCGGGAAAGGGAAGTCCACAAGCACACATATAGCAATCCCCCAGGGTCTTTATTTTTTCGATGCCATACTTTTCTATGATATCATCGAATTCTGAAAAATAGAAATCGATACTTTTAACCAATTCTTCTGGGGATAAGTGTTCAGCATGCATCGTAAACCCTTTAAAATCAGCAAAAAGAACACTAACAGCATTAAATTTCTTGGCTTTGACCTTACCATAATCCTTTAACTCCTTAGCGGTTTCTACCGGTAAAATATTTTTTAGGAGATGATCGGACCTGTTTTTTTCCCTCTCAATAATTAGATTTGTTTTTCGAATAAATCTGTTCCTTCTATAAAGAACAAAGGTCAACATACCTATCAGAAGTATCATCGCCACCGAAGCCAAAACCACTATTTTTTGATTTTTTTGTTTTTCGTTCAAGATATCTATCTCACCCTGTTTTTGGGAAACCTCGTAAGCTGTGCTAAGATTTGCCAATTGCTCAACTGTTTCAAGATTCTTGATACTATCCCTATAAATGATGGATGTCTTATAAAAGTCAAATGCCTCAGCACGCTTACCTTGCGCATCATAAAGTTCTGATATTTTTAGATTAGCATCGGCCAATTGCTCTTTAAGGCCATATGCTGACGCCAACTGCAAACTTCGCTGAGCGTATTTTAGAGCTTCTGTAAAATTTTGTTTTTTAGCATAAATATCCGCCATTGTTTTCAGATATATTGCAATGGCATAATAGTCCTTATTATCTTCCAGAATACCAATGGCTTCGTTTATATTCGATAGCGCTGCTTCATCATCACCTTGGGCCGCATATACCATTCCTTCATTTCCTAATTTATAGGCCATACCGATAGGAAAATCAATTCTCGCAAAAATGTCCCCAGCTTCCTGATAATTCTGTAGGGCTTTTTTATAATTATCCGATTCGAATAGCACTTCTCCCCTATTAATTAAAACTCGACCCAAAGCCATAGAATCGTTGCTCTGACGCAGCGATTCAATACCTTCATTATAATATTTTTCAGCATATTCGGTATTCCCAATTTCAGCGTAGGTGTCAGCAATAGAAATTAAAATTGAAGTTGAACTCTTTTGATCATCTATAGCCTTTGCAACTTCCATAGCCTTAAAAAAAGCGTCCAAAGATTCGATGTAATCTCCTTTTCTTTGGTACGCATTTCCACGCTGTATATAGGCGGTAAGTTGGTACTTCTTATCCGAATCGGTATTGGCTTTGCTCAACAATAGGTCGGCATAGTAAAGTATGGTATCAGGCCTTGCTTCATATTTTAAGATATTTTTTACCATCTCAAAATCATCCGACGGTTTTCCAGAGGAATGATATAAACGTAAAAGACTATCCGCCTTAGCTTGATTTTGGGCTAAAGTTGTTGCTATCCAACTAAATTGAAATGCTACAATTAGGATAATAATTTTATACTTCAACATTTTTGTATATTAAAATACCTTTACCTCATACGGTATTGAAGTTTTGGGTCTAAAGAATAGGATTTTGAGTTTTCAGTTTCATCTTGGGTAATCGTAAAATTGATATTGTAGGTGTATTCATCACCGTCTTCAAGACCTTTGTTTTTTACCCTTCCGCTCACTTCTCCATATCGACCGCCATTACCCAATAGGGTTGACCTTTTAAAAAAATTAATATTTGCTGGCCTATTTACCATTACAATACTGTCAATAGAAATATCATAGCCTGTATCATTACTTTCCCCTGATCCAGGTAACCCTTTGATTTTTTTTACTTTTGTTTTAAAGTCTGTAATTGGTTTGCCACCTTCAGAAACCGAACCTCCAAAGTCATCTTCAATCTCACAAAATTTCTTTATTTCTGCTTCGGTTGGGTAACTTATTGCGAAAAGATCTGCCGCATTAACTTGGAGGATAATTTGAACTCTTGCTCTAGTGTTTTCCATGATATTAATTTTTTGAGTGGTTATTAATAATATAACCCTAATAAACTAGGACGTCTATTGTAGTAGAAAAGGGTTATAAACAGTGGGAAAACTAACCTAATTTAATCAATTAATTTTTAATATGCTAATAATTAGATTGTTAAGGTACAAACAAGCTCCTGCTCTAAGTGCGTAGTTGTTCACGATAAATAAGATTCTATCCATAAGTTGCTTAAAACCCGATGCACGAAAGGATACTACTACCCTACTAGAATTAAATATAAATTGACATCTGTATATGACTTCCGGCGTTGACATCAGTGGCAGCCCAAATAGCATGATCCATTCCGCCGCTGGACATTAATGCGATTAAAATGGCCAGATCATCAGGTGTGGTTATGATTTTCAATGCAATTTCGTTCAACACCCGTTCCTCGCCATGTTTTTCAATAATTTGTTCCGGCTTTTTAAATCATACATGGTTAGCGATCTGGCATATTAATTTCGACCTTTGCCCTTGTCGCGTCATCGATGATATCTATAGCACTCATTTTCTCAACTCGATTGCTGTGTCCGCCTTATTTGAAATTCCCTATACTATCGGAGCTATTACAATTTGGAGTTATAGTATAGAACTAATGTATTACTTTACGTATTAAAACATATATCCCTTATAATCAAATATATAAAATACGTTTTTATTGCTTATTTGATAAGGCTGCGGCTTTGGCAAATGCCGTTTCGGCCTCCTTATCCTGCCCCAAAGCCTTATAGGCTTTTCCCAAACCTTCCCACATTTCGGGATCCTCGGGATAATACTCCGTGAACATGCTATACAGAAATAAGGCTCCTTCGTTTGCACCTTGTGCCAACATGTTCTGCCCCGTTTGTTTAAATTCTTGCTTAAAAGGGATGTGTGCATATAGCGAATCGTTAAGAATGCGAGCGGCATCAGTTTTTAATTGTTCCATCTCCCCTGCCATAAATAGTTGTCTAAAATGATCCATCGGGTTAACGAGGTAGTCCTCAAAATCGTTCTCCAAGGCAAAATCCATTACGGGGTCTTGGTTGGTACGGTATTCATCAAAAGTCAATTCTTTTGGAAAATGAGGTACCGTTGCGTCCGCGTTTTCCCACTGGGGTTTGTCCTGCCACCAAGCGAAAGACAAATACGCATTGATCTTTGAATTGGGCAAGGTTACTTTCTTGGCATCACCGTAAAAATTTTTATTCTCCGCAGTGGGCTCTCCCAACATAATGGCATTTGTGTAATTTTCTATTTCATTGGTCAAATTCTGACAGGCCGAAAACGTCCTGCGACCAATGATAAAAAAGAACTTACCTTGGGTATTGATTTCTGGACGGGCCATTATGCCCTGTATAAATTGCTTGTTGTTGTAATTGTTACCGCCTCCGTTTAGCCGCACGTCATAGATCAACTTGTTAATTTCGTTGTTATCGATAAACTCAAAGAGCCGCTTGTAAAAATCCTTTATGGTTTCTTTTTCATGGTCAAAAACAGAGCTTTGCCTGGCATACAATGTTTTGGATTCGGGTAAATATTCAAAATGAAAATATGACTCATTCAATTGTTTTAAATACAAGGGGGTACTCACCTCTTCCCTAGCACTTACCCAATCCGCATTCGGAATTGTCAATCCGTAGCCCACGGATAGGTCCTCTCTGGGTATCGTAGACAGGGTATATTCCATCGGTTTGCCTTCTTTTTCGAACGTTAAGGTTATCTGTTCAGAATACTCCGGAATCACCCCTTGCGCGTGCAATACGGTGGGCACGGTCAGGAATCGCAATCCATAGGCCTTAAAATAAGACTCGTTTTCCACTGGAACGACCGGTCGGACCATTTCTAAAGCTTGGTCTACGGCAAACTCCCCTACTTTGAGCAGTTTTGCGCCTAAAATTCCGCTATTTTCCTTTGTGGTACCCTCTACGTAGATACCATCCTTAAAATGATAAAGATTTATGGGTAGTACACCCTTGTCGGAGACCGTGCTGAAAGGAATCTGCGTATGACCATATTCAAAAAACGAAACCATACGGGTCAGGCCTACCTTGATTTCGTGTTCTTCCAAATACGGAATTTGCGTGTAAAGTTTTTCGACCGTTGCATCCCAGGCCTCTTTTTCGACCTTTTTAAATAGGAAGGGAAAATCTGAATGTACCGTTTTCTGTAAAAAACGGAGATCTTCTTGCCATTGAACCGGAGATAAGAATTCTTGACCATTTGCAATACTTGAAAAGAACTGTAGTGTAATGATTAAAATGATGGATTTAAGCGTAAGAGTCTTCATAATTTTTGATTGATTGGTTAAACTTGATTACAAAGAAGCAAAACAATTCCACATCAACCCCTACAAATTAGCCCGAACTGTAACTAATGAAGACCGGACTGTTCATTTTGTAGGTTCTACGGTATTCTCAGGTTACGCTGCGGTCCCCAGCGCTACGCATTATGGCGCGTAAACGGCACAAAACGTACACCCAGTGCGCTATTCCACTGGTTTGAGTTTGAAGTTACGGATTTTAACGATTTCCGATTCATGAGATTTCCTGTCCATGGCAGAAGCATCATGCTAAAAATCATTACAATCTATTACCCGGGAAAGTTCAAGCGTATCTTGAATTCCCACAGTGAACGACTCATGGGTAAAATGAAAGTTAGCGTTGGGGTCTTCGAGTTGGTATTGAGCAGTTAAACTGGTCAGCGTGTTTGGTTTTGTATAAAGGTAAACGGTGGTATCTGTTTCTTTTTTTAATATTTCAACGTCGGGAAAATAAAATGTTTCAGGATCTTCTGGGTATGCATAAACCAATAAGGGTGGGTTTTCATTGTTTTTGATTTGCAACTCCAACTTTAGTACCAAGGGGCACCACACATTAAAATTTCTGGTAATCGTTCGGCCTTGATCTCGAAGCTCTTGTTCGATCAATTCACTATTAAACAAATCCTCGCAACTTGATATAGGATCATGTACGATACTATATCCAGACCCTTCGATTCTCTCTTGATAGGTAATTGAATACTTCCCTTGGCTATCCGTAAGCGTAGAATCAATGACTTCACTACACGTGCCACCAGTGAACCAAGTTCCACAACCATAGGTTCTTACCACATATACCTTGAGGTTTGCAATTGCCCTATCACGTTCCATGTCCTTAATTGTACCTGTGACCGTCTTGCTTGTTGTTGCATCAAATGGTGATTCATATTTTGAACAAGAAATCAAGCAAAGTCCTATAACTACTCCAATATACCATGTGATCTTCATAATTTCAAGTTTTTGTTGTCCATGAAATTTAGAATATCACTACAAATTATTGTCCGAAATCATCTGATTTGCATCAATCCGGACAACTTCCATGTGCAAAGCCCTACCCTCGAACCTAGTGCACACTAAATGGAATACTTCTGGTATCGCTCATTTCTTCCGGTTTTACCTCCTTATTCAGGTCTGTATCGAAGAGGCGGTTCAAATTGTTGCCCGCTAAGTCCTCAAGTCTAGATTGAATGACTAATTCATAAGTACCTGATAACCATTTTTCTATAGGAGTAAAAACTAGATTTGAACCATTCTTTTCCAAGTTGAATTCCCCTTTGATTACAGTGCCTGTCGGGTCATATATACCTATCGTTTCTTTCGCCAAAAACGCATCTAAAGGTTCTCCAAAATCGACGGACAGCTTTTGTATGGAATCGGTATCGTCAATGTGTAGCTGCCATTCTTTAATCTTAGGTTGCTTATCATCTCTTGGGCCGACATAGAATGTTTTGGTGTACTTCTTATCTAAAGATGCTCCATCTCTTGATTTCCAGACGCTGTCGATGGTTATGACGTAGCTATGGCCTGCTATTAAGGGCAATCCTCTTTCTCTATTCGGTATTAAATCGGTCTTAATGCGTCCCGGGTCCAACCAGAGGGTCAGCACCGTGCGTTCTTTGTTCCACAGTTCGGACTCCAGTCGCAAAAAGGGCTTTATTTCCGTACCATCGGTTTCATTGGTCACCGAAATAAAATCCAACGCATTGCCGATTTCCTGCATGGGTTGGGCAAACTCAAAATACATTTTTAGGAGATTCTCCGGTACGGTATCCCCTTTCGGATAGATGGCCAATAGTTCTGCCACTTTCCGATTCGTCCGCGCCGGTATCTTGAATGAGGCCAACACTTGCGTATCTTTTTTACGAATGGTATAGGTCTGTCCCGGTGTAAAGGCAATGGCAGGTGTAAACGTATACTTGTCTTCCGATCCAACAATCACTCCTATTACTGAAGTCTGTGATTCCTCTCCCACGAAAAACCGTATTTTTTCGACATCTATTTTCGTGGTAAATGTTACGCCAATGGCCCTTTCATTTTCATAATCCACCTGTTCTATAGTTACTTTATCCGCTTGCCCACAAGATGCTGCCACTATTGAACAAAAAAAGACCAAGTAAACCTTGATCTCTTTACGAATACTATAGTTGTGTTTTACATCCATTCCGTTGAGCGCACCTGTAATCTCAAATCTCCATCAGACTGCCGTTGCAGATATATCACATGGGTGGCATCAAGATTATCCATTTGGAGTACATATGGAAATGGTAGATTGTCATAGGCAACGCCTTCGGTCTCTGCAAATACCGTTACGGGTTCCGTCATTGAGTCCTTAAAATTCGCGATATCGTTGTATTTGATTCGCATGACCGGTCTGTTGCTGTTGGACATTAAAAAATAGGTGTTTCCTTCCTTTTCGTAAGAAATCATATCCAATGGAGAATTCCCAGCACCTAGCTCAGCTACGGTACGGCCTTTTTTGTGCGTGCCGTCTTTGAGCTCATTTAGGGGAAACAGTACCAATGGCGTACATGTGTAACTGGCCATTAGATAATCTTCTTCCTCTAGTTGTATGACATCGAAGGTCTTGATGGGCGCATGGGTTTCATACTTGCCATGTGCAGCATGCCAAATTTCCAGGGACGCGTAATCTTGGGTGTCCTTAAAAGGAAAAGGAATACTTCTAAACGTAGATCCAAATTCTTTGTTCGACAAGCCGGAGACCAAGACTTTTCCCTTATGGAATTTCAAATCGGATATGGCCCAGTGACGTAATGATCTGTCCCGCCTATCTTTAGCGTCCGCTGGCACTGGATCGGTCAATGCGATTTTGGAATAGCTGACGTCCTTCAAAGATATATTTTCAAAACCGTCCCCTTTCAATTTCAGCAGAACCGGTGTCCCATCGGCTACCTGCACAGCAAAATAGACGTTTTTTGAAACAGGGTTTACCGCCATGTCATTTATCTCAATATTTTCAATTGTAGTGCCAAGTGCCGAGGCAATTTTCTTATCAAATTCACTAATATTTATTTCGGTTACTTCTTGAGTTGATTGTACATCTTCAGTATTCAGCGCATAAATAGCGGCGTTTTTGGAGTCGCCCAAGAATAAAATCCCTTCCGGACCAAAACTCATTTGATTAATCGAGGCTATTTCAGGGTTTCCCGTTATGAAACCCTCTGTTAAATTTGATTTGATTCCAGATTTTAAGGTAGCCGATAATGTCAGCAAGAACAAGGCAAACAAGGCTAAAGCGGGTAAAATTCTTTTCATTTCTTAAACATATTGATTTCCTTTAAATTATCAAATTCTAAGGCTCTCTGATAGTAATTAACTCAAATTTAACGTGTTAGGTCTTCGAAAAATCAAACAACGGATTCTCGGAGAAATCATTAATGATGAATATTTTAGTTGGTTTTAATACTATACAAGAGTACTTTAATTAGTGAAAAGTTGTTACAAGGCTACCATATCCGAACAGATTTTTCGGATAATGTACCGCTTTATCTAATTTGCCAAATAGTATATTTGGAAGAACTTCACTGATAATTTATCACATTTACGTAACGCATTAGCATACAGTTTGTTGGGGCGCGCAAGTCTATATTTGAAGAAGAAAAGATTTTTAAATTTACTTTTTGTAAGAATTTAATCACCACACCTGACAGCCTATTATTGGTATTTCATCGAAAAAATCTAAATAACTTCATGCTTCGATGTAGCTTTGATTCATAATCAAAAAATTATGATAATGAAGAAAAGTTCCTCACTTCTCCTAGTTCTTGCCTTTGCATTAATTCTTGGGAGCTGCAAAAAAGATAGCGTAGACACGGTTATCTTACAGAGTAAAGTTTATCAATTAAATGCCATGGCTGGTTCAAACATCACCGGTACCGCTACCTTTACAGAGGATAGTGAAGGCAAAACCACAGTTTTAATCGAGCTTGAAGGTACAAATACTACCGAGCATCCTGCTTTCATTCGTTACAATGATGCCAGTGAAGGTGGTCCCGTAGCAATTACATTGAATGAATGTACCTGTTCTGTGAGCGAAACAGTTGTTTCTAAATTAGATGGAGGTGCTAGTATCAATTACGACGGATTACTCAAACTTGATGGCCATATTACAATACATGAGAGTCCAGAAGATCTAGAAACAATAGTTTCGGTTGCGAATATCGGTTCCAACGAATAAGACTAATTTAGTTTTTAAAATATTCGGAAAAGGTCTAATGAATTAGACCTTTTTTTTGTTTGGAATTTTACGAATTTTCAAGTTTGCGCTGCAAAATGGCCATGTAATTCATTATTCCCTCCTCAAGCCGTTTTGCCTCTTTTAGCTGTTCATTTATATTGGATAAGTGTTGATTCAAGCTGTTTTTGTTGTTCCTATATATTTCCAACAACGCCAAATGACCTTTGGACAACTTGGCTATTTTTTTCTTTAGTTCTTCCCGCTCTTTGTATTGGTCAACAGTACACGGTTCAAATAGATAAGAACTTAACTGTTCCTTAAACTGAAGAAGATTTCTGTAACTACGCTCAATACGCACCAAATAAGCATTAACCTCTTTGAGTCCATCGCTTTTGTTTGAAGTTTCCATAGCTAAGCATTTTAATTTTTGGGGCTTAAATCAATTAACTACTATTCTGTTCCTTAAGTTACTTAATTATTCGATTCGATTCTACCTATAATTATCAGATTTTCAATCTTTAACATAATTAGAATAATTTGCTTCCATCAATTCATATGAATTTATCCTGTGAATCATTCTAGAAATCCCTATCTTCTACTAAACTTTCAAAGAATGAACATAAATTTTGAATACGATGACGTAAAAGCCAGTAATCGTTTGGAAATTATGGCTGCCAAAAAGCTCGAAAAGCTTTTGGATAAATTTGATTTTATCGTGAGAGCGGACGTTTTTTTTAAAAAGGAAAACACTTCATCGCCAGATACGGGAATGGTTTGCAATATTCGTTTAAGTATGCCTGGACCAAGAATGTTTGCGGAGTCAAGCTTGGATAGTTTTGAAGCGTCTATTGCAAATTCTGTGGATGAGCTACACCGACAGTTACAGAAAAGAAAGGCTAAGATGAAATCCCGGTAACACTATTTGAAGTCTAATCTTTTACATCGTCCTCAAAGTCGGTCTCTGCCAAAATTGTTCTGGTTATCCGATCAGAAAAGGGGCTTTTTCGAAGTTCGCGCGTTAATTTTCTTCTTTTTCTATCTGAAATATCCAAAGTGTCCAGCATACGCTTGGTAGTACGTTGGTGCGCGATTCGCTTCTTTTTTAAGAGCAACACGCTCCTCCACCGGTTTGACTAAAGAAGGCTCAAATTGTGCCATAAGCGTCCGTTTTTGGACCTTATGTTCTTTGTTATCTGTTGTTTGAGCTAGTATGAAGAAAGTACCGCTAAAAAAAGAAATAAACAGGATTTAAATCTCCTTCTCATTTTTATAATCGTAAAGTGTCCCTTTTAAATGTAGTATATTTTAATCATACCTTCTATATTTAGGGGTTCTAAAAGTGCTGCATCGATTTTTAAATGCAGTTCATCGATTTTGAATTTTGTATAAACCTTTCTTTGAATTAAAATGAGAGTAATAATTGCTTTAATCTTGATATTAAGCCTTAAAACGGCCATTAGGGCTCAAACCCCAAGTGAAATTTCTTCCGCAGAAATTACGTTCAACTTTCTTGAAAAAGATGTGGATGGAAGTATTGGAGGGTTCACCTCAAAATCTAGTATCGACTGGAACGCCATAGAAAACTCTACTATTTCGGGTTCAGTAGAAACCGAAACCATTAAAACGGGAAACTTTATAAGGGATTGGTCCCTGAGAGGAAGCAAATATTTTGATGCGGACCAATATCCAAAAATTACCTTCACAAGCAATAAGATAGCCAATGAAGGTGCTGATGTTTTGGTCGATGGCTTACTTACTATAAAAGGAATTTCCAAACCGGTGCAAATCCAGTTTAAACGGGAGGGTAAGCAATTACTT
This sequence is a window from Maribacter aestuarii. Protein-coding genes within it:
- the hpf gene encoding ribosome hibernation-promoting factor, HPF/YfiA family — protein: MNINFEYDDVKASNRLEIMAAKKLEKLLDKFDFIVRADVFFKKENTSSPDTGMVCNIRLSMPGPRMFAESSLDSFEASIANSVDELHRQLQKRKAKMKSR
- a CDS encoding adenylate/guanylate cyclase domain-containing protein: MLKYKIIILIVAFQFSWIATTLAQNQAKADSLLRLYHSSGKPSDDFEMVKNILKYEARPDTILYYADLLLSKANTDSDKKYQLTAYIQRGNAYQRKGDYIESLDAFFKAMEVAKAIDDQKSSTSILISIADTYAEIGNTEYAEKYYNEGIESLRQSNDSMALGRVLINRGEVLFESDNYKKALQNYQEAGDIFARIDFPIGMAYKLGNEGMVYAAQGDDEAALSNINEAIGILEDNKDYYAIAIYLKTMADIYAKKQNFTEALKYAQRSLQLASAYGLKEQLADANLKISELYDAQGKRAEAFDFYKTSIIYRDSIKNLETVEQLANLSTAYEVSQKQGEIDILNEKQKNQKIVVLASVAMILLIGMLTFVLYRRNRFIRKTNLIIEREKNRSDHLLKNILPVETAKELKDYGKVKAKKFNAVSVLFADFKGFTMHAEHLSPEELVKSIDFYFSEFDDIIEKYGIEKIKTLGDCYMCACGLPFPAEKHAQKLILAAKDFLDFVASAKKNNPDNTTRFELRVGISSGTVVAGVVGKKKFAYDIWGDTVNIAARMETASEVDKINISEDTFHLVKSDFNCTYRGEIHVKNKGLMKMYFVNGLKSEKEAEFQNHMRKKITLSSEAV
- a CDS encoding BLUF domain-containing protein, producing MYSIIYRSIAEPSFDENSIEKMLLKAQKKNLKANITGCLLYHNRKFVQLIEGKEISVLMLYANILEDKRHKDIVMLNSSISKHRLFNNWSMIFNNLNLKSNQAEHKRMLFDAIFHKSSSVDTPTESKITLWTNVYEVLYAEGALTN
- a CDS encoding YceI family protein, with translation MRVIIALILILSLKTAIRAQTPSEISSAEITFNFLEKDVDGSIGGFTSKSSIDWNAIENSTISGSVETETIKTGNFIRDWSLRGSKYFDADQYPKITFTSNKIANEGADVLVDGLLTIKGISKPVQIQFKREGKQLLGTTTLFCSDFDITILKKGREANKVLVQFNLQWK
- a CDS encoding tetratricopeptide repeat protein, whose product is MKTLTLKSIILIITLQFFSSIANGQEFLSPVQWQEDLRFLQKTVHSDFPFLFKKVEKEAWDATVEKLYTQIPYLEEHEIKVGLTRMVSFFEYGHTQIPFSTVSDKGVLPINLYHFKDGIYVEGTTKENSGILGAKLLKVGEFAVDQALEMVRPVVPVENESYFKAYGLRFLTVPTVLHAQGVIPEYSEQITLTFEKEGKPMEYTLSTIPREDLSVGYGLTIPNADWVSAREEVSTPLYLKQLNESYFHFEYLPESKTLYARQSSVFDHEKETIKDFYKRLFEFIDNNEINKLIYDVRLNGGGNNYNNKQFIQGIMARPEINTQGKFFFIIGRRTFSACQNLTNEIENYTNAIMLGEPTAENKNFYGDAKKVTLPNSKINAYLSFAWWQDKPQWENADATVPHFPKELTFDEYRTNQDPVMDFALENDFEDYLVNPMDHFRQLFMAGEMEQLKTDAARILNDSLYAHIPFKQEFKQTGQNMLAQGANEGALFLYSMFTEYYPEDPEMWEGLGKAYKALGQDKEAETAFAKAAALSNKQ